One window of Elaeis guineensis isolate ETL-2024a chromosome 11, EG11, whole genome shotgun sequence genomic DNA carries:
- the LOC105035211 gene encoding uncharacterized protein, whose protein sequence is MVPRLKCRTRASSKLPHRQPNSTAPNEPQSQPNSTAPNEPSVILPQQSSSNSPDIEYVDPPSRPNSTAPNEPSAILNVSNSAQDSTSRRKGRGPTCSLLSKMKKALEQIGDSEFKRRREVSKCVLRRMQAHGKDARSTLRKHYLKFSSDAEAR, encoded by the exons ATGGTTCCCAGATTGAAATGCCGAACTAGGGCCAGCTCCAAACTTCCACATAGACAGCCCAATTCTACAGCTCCAAATGAGCCACAGAGTCAGCCTAATTCTACGGCTCCTAATGAGCCATCTGTGATTTTGCCTCAACAATCATCATCCAACTCACCCGATATTGAGTATGTAGATCCACCTAGTAGGCCCAATTCTACAGCACCAAATGAGCCAAGTGCAATACTTAATGTGTCTAATTCTGCACAAG ATTCTACATCCAGGAGGAAGGGCCGTGGTCCTACATGCAGTCTTTTGAGTAAAATGAAAAAAGCACTAG AGCAAATTGGAGATTCAGAATTTAAGAGAAGACGGGAAGTATCAAAATGTGTACTTCGAAGGATGCAAGCACATGGTAAGGATGCAAGGTCAACATTACGAAAGCATTATTTGAAATTCAGCTCTGATGCAGAAGCAAGGTGA